Sequence from the Amaranthus tricolor cultivar Red isolate AtriRed21 chromosome 1, ASM2621246v1, whole genome shotgun sequence genome:
TTGTTTTAGAAAGGAAAATCCCCAATATGCTTTGCTTAAGATCCTTTATTGGTTAGATTTGGGTGATATTGTAAGGCTGTCATTATATAAACTagattaaaatagaaatatagattGTTTTCTTGTAACTTGAAGGATTACAATAGATATAATCATTAAAGAGGCTTGTGACCTTCCCAGAATGATTATGAACTTACATAATGTGTATAAATTTTctgatgtttttctttttccccCCTTTCCTGTTTATAGTTGCTTTTTCTAATCCCCCCATATATATCTTTTACAAGTAACCcttaattaactcttaataaaGTATCCATGGTACCCCTAATCGATCTATGAGTGTTACAGATTTGAGAGGTAAACTTGAGATTTTATGTTTCGTAGTATCTAGCAGAAGCTTTTGCGTCCACAGATACTGTATCTTCGTAGTAAAATATTGACCACTTTGGCCGTGGAAAGATTGTAGCTGGTTATATTGAGAAGTTAGTTGCTTTGGTCTGTATGAGGTGTGACTTATTGGCTCTAGTAGCAAAGTCCACTTGTGATACTTAGGATTATGAACATGACAGAAACGTATAATAACGGCGTggaatgacaaataaaaactaaaCTTCTTAACTCTAATAATGTTGAATTTTATCTGCTTGGCTTGATGATGCAGATGCTGATAGGCCGAGGAATGACAAAGCTACCATACTAACTGATACGATTCAGATGCTCACAGATATGACTGCTGAAGTCAACAAACTTCAAGCGGAATATGCGGCCTTAAGCGAAGAAGCTCGTGAGGTGTTTCTTCCCTTTTACAATTGTAATATTGTGATAACAAGGATGTATATCTCATAAAAAAGCTCTGACCCCTTTTCCTCAACAGTTGACGCAAGAGAAGAATGATCTTAGGGAAGAGAAGGCAACCTTAAAGTCGGATATCGATAGACTTAACGTGCAATGTCAACAGAGAGTCGGGTCTACTTATCCATGGGTTGCTATGGATTCCGTTCTTCCACATCCATCCTCGTATGCGTACCACATGCCTATTCCTGTTGCCTCAGCACCCTCTTATGCCCCCATGCCTATGCATATTCCTATGCAGCCGTACTCCTTTTTTGGCAGTGCTAATCCTGGAATGTTCGCCAACCCGTGTTCAACTTTTGTTCCGTACGTGGCCCCGAATCCTCCAGCTGAGCAGCCATCAACCCAGGAAGTTTCTCCTTCCATCCAGCCGGGTAGTAGAACCCAAGTTTCAGCCAAACAAGGTGTTGGAACTTCATCGGATAGGCAAGAGAGACGAAGCAGTAAAAAAGAAGATTCTGATGATGTCCCAACAAATCTAGAGCTTAAAACTCCTGGTTCCACTACTGATGAGGTCTGTGCTATCACTTTTACTAAGATCCCTCATTCTCCTTGCATGTGTAGAGATTTACAAACTGTTTGGTTGTTAGTATCTGTTTGGTTGTTAGTATTTGTTTGGTTGttagtattaaatggtggtaaacTGGAAATAGTTTGAAACTTTTATGTAATATAGCTATAAAAACTGCTTGACACTGTTTTTTCCATCATGcctatattattatcattcttTTCCTTTACAAAATCTATTTGTATCCATTACCACTTGAAAAGGTCgtattaagtggtaatgaaATTCACGAAGAAAAACTCATATTTGAGGGAGAGAGCTCCATTACCATGGGAaccataaaataaaaactaaaactcATTCACATTACCACAATCcacaccatttaataccaatagTCAAATGCCTGTTAAGGAACTTCCACATGATGATCTGAGTATCTAACCTCTGATAGGAAAACCAAAATTGAAGGGTGATAATTGGACTTgcccaaaattttaaaaagtgataaCACATGAAAAATTGTTCATTTTGCCAAAGGTGTCTGTGTTTGTTTTACAGGATACGCAGACAAACCGTAAGAAATCACTACAAGAGAAAAGCATTGCGGAAGAAGGTAGTTCAAGAAGTAGATGTTCATCTCATAGTGTACAGGATAGCTCCTCAAGTAGCATAGTTGGTGGTGGCAAGAATATTAATTGACGGGTACGTTAAATATGACTGCTGTAAGAGTTTCCTTTCATACTATCAATCTGGCAAACGGATCTCAGTCCGTCTAACCCGCAGTTGTATAATTGCTTTAATgatttgattaatgatttgTTGATTTAAGTTCTGGAGTTACTATCAGAGTAGTGCTGTTGATGGCAATTAGTATGATTAATCTACGCTTTAATCTGTAATTATCTGTTCAGTTTCCTTGATTATCGTGAATGATCGAATTCAATAACACAACATATTGCTTACTGATAATGTCTGTCAAATTTGAACATATTACGGAAATGAACAGGATGTTTTTATTTCGCGCtaatttgaatttgtttatgatCGTGTTCATACTGtctgatcaatgatcatttggTCGAAAATCTCGAAGGATAACCTATATTGACACCACTTTACAGGAACGGTGATTTTTCAAGCTCGTGCGATCATTGTAAATTTTGGCCAGGATTTTGCCTGGAGCAGATATGTAATTTTGATCTAATTATGTTAGAAAAATCAGTATTTCAATGTTTATTGTGACAGGTCGTCCCTTCCTTGAATACATCATGTTATTGCTTATATCACTCCGTTCGCTTCACACCAATTATTCAATTTGATTTCTACACTATCCAATGCATTgatttaatcttaaatatacataattattgTCAGTGGTTACAATTGTTATTGATGGGGAAGGAGGAATTGAGGAATTACTTTCCTAATGGGATGGAGGAGAAAGATttttttcattcaaaataattgataattttccattttattcaCCATTGTCGTACTATTTAAGTATCATTTTTCCTTCATGTCACCATTCAAATTAACCCCTAGGTACCTTAATTTTCAAagttttacttttattatgatcttatataaattatgagaatatgaactttttattttaaatgtcgTTATTAAAAGACTATCTTTCACATAATGactatattcattaatcatATAATGAAAGATTGATTACCAATATATCGCTGATTAAAGTCGCAAtccaattttgaaaaataatataatggaatatgaattatatatatatatatatatatatatatatatatatatatatatatatatatatatatatatatatttatttatttatttattttggagtAGGTGATTGTTGATATCGTTTTaacttgaaatatatatatgaattccAGAGAAACACTCCATTCTCCATCGATGATCAGCGATGCAAAATCTTGATGATAATCCTCCGTGgctaagtctagttacaactaACAACGGCTTGCATAAGTTATTGCCATTTTATACTTATAAggctattcttgtgagagactgtctctcgtTGAGACGATATTAAATAAAGAatatatattctcataatatgtatgAAATATGCTATTTGAATCATATATATTGCATATCTTTAGGTGAGACCTTCTCTTACAATAATTTgtgataaatatatatttaactaACAATTAggataaacatatatttaactAACAATTAGGATACTTATCATTTAATGATTCATCATCAAATCATCTTTCTCTCGTTTAATTTCTTGAccacacttaaaaaaaatagataaaaggaCATTACATTACACTACACGTATGAATTAATCAGAAAAAATAggattaattatttgattagaTGTATATGTAAGCTATTACGTCATATAGTTGAAATACATATATTCCTATTATTTGACAAAATTATGCTAAACATCTTTCTTTGATTATCCTTCTTAAGAATAAAGCATTTCCATATTGACAATCTAATCTATAATAATGTAAACTGATAATTATTATCCACATGTAAAGTGTCTTacatcgaaaaaaaaaaaaaaaaactattttataagcTTGAGGAGTAACTactactataaaataattttagtaatgaacctcttttaattttgttaatttatgaaTTACCCTTTCTTCTTTTTTGTTTGGGTTTCCCATACTGATTTTATAAATTCTAACATTATCATCATCGTCATATTTAGTGTATCCACCTCATAAGACTATAATGATATATCTGCTCGCAGAAACTGCTCACTGGCGTTGATATTTTCCACTCCACATTGT
This genomic interval carries:
- the LOC130799131 gene encoding transcription factor bHLH121-like isoform X1 translates to MNLIPSDGVYLPLPSNPSSEFEIANCDMDSEDPTAARKLQKAGREKQRRCRLNEQFIELGNTLDADRPRNDKATILTDTIQMLTDMTAEVNKLQAEYAALSEEARELTQEKNDLREEKATLKSDIDRLNVQCQQRVGSTYPWVAMDSVLPHPSSYAYHMPIPVASAPSYAPMPMHIPMQPYSFFGSANPGMFANPCSTFVPYVAPNPPAEQPSTQEVSPSIQPGSRTQVSAKQGVGTSSDRQERRSSKKEDSDDVPTNLELKTPGSTTDEDTQTNRKKSLQEKSIAEEGSSRSRCSSHSVQDSSSSSIVGGGKNIN
- the LOC130799131 gene encoding transcription factor bHLH121-like isoform X2, with product MDSEDPTAARKLQKAGREKQRRCRLNEQFIELGNTLDADRPRNDKATILTDTIQMLTDMTAEVNKLQAEYAALSEEARELTQEKNDLREEKATLKSDIDRLNVQCQQRVGSTYPWVAMDSVLPHPSSYAYHMPIPVASAPSYAPMPMHIPMQPYSFFGSANPGMFANPCSTFVPYVAPNPPAEQPSTQEVSPSIQPGSRTQVSAKQGVGTSSDRQERRSSKKEDSDDVPTNLELKTPGSTTDEDTQTNRKKSLQEKSIAEEGSSRSRCSSHSVQDSSSSSIVGGGKNIN